The bacterium genomic interval CCGGGGCGAAGTGGGCTGGCGAACGAACGAATTCCGGAACTACGCGCCGCTAGACGTCGGGTTGGTCTCCCAGAATATCGATGTCGAGGGTTGGAACCTGTTGGGTCGCTGGACCCGGGAACTCGGCCCGGATTCGGAGATTTCCGTGCAGGCCTATTTCGATCGCACGGAGCGCCCCATCGAGTTCCTCGAAGAGGTGCGGAAGACCACCGATCTCGACATGCATCATCGGTTTGCGCTCGGTGAACGTCACGACCTCGTCTGGGGCCTCGGCTATCGCTGGACGACCGACGACACGAAGGATTCGATGACGGTCATGCTCGACCCAGCGAGTCGCAGTGACCATCTCTTCAGCGCATTCATCCAGGACGAGATCGAACTCTGGGAGGATCTGGTCTCCGTCACCCTCGGCTCGAAATTCGAGCACAACGACTACACGGGTTTCGAATACCAGCCCAGTGGCCGCCTGCTCTTCACGCCGAACGACGATCACACGTTCTGGGCATCGGTCTCCCGGGCGGTTCGCACACCGTCTCGCACCGACCACGACGTGCGCTTCCCATTCGAGGCAACCACGGGTTCCTTCAGTGACACATTCGTAGTCGCTGTACCCACGGGCCTGCCCTTCCCCTTCCCGGCGTCCGTCAACGTGAACGCTCCGGTGGCCTTCGATTTCGCCGTCGTACCCTTCCTCATGGGAGACGAAGACGTCGAATCCGAACGACTCCTGGCCTACGAGGTAGGCTATCGGTTCACTCCCAGCCCCCGTTTCTCCGTCGATATTGCCGGCTTCTACAACGACTACGGCGACCTTCGGAGTGTCGAGCAGGGCGCGCTCGATTCGTCCGAACTCGAAGCGTTCATCCCGACGGCAATCATGGCCAGCCTGCTCGGCTCGCGCACGCCGACGCTCCGCGAGCCCGGAATCACCAGTGCGATCCTTCTCGACAACGAACTCGAAGCTCGCAACTACGGAATCGAAGTGGCGAGCCATGTCGAAGTCAGGGATTGGTGGAATCTTCACCTCAGCTACTCATGGCTGGTCGTGAATGCGCACACGCGTAGCCGCAGCATGGACAACACCTCCGAGGACAGCCTCGAGCACAGTTCTCCGAGCCATCTGCTGCACGTGCGCTCTCTCATGGATCTTCCCCATGGATTCGAGATCGATACGTCTCTCTACTACGTCGAGAACATCTTCGGCGGCGACATCCCCTCCAACGTTCGCGTCGATTTGCGGCTGGGATGGGAGATGCGCGAGGGCCTCCGCTTCTCGGTCGCAGGACAGAACCTCTTCGACGGCCGGCGCCCGGAATTCGAAGACTCGATCTTTGGCCCGCGGAGCCTGGTGGAGCGGAGCGTTCATGGAAAGGTCGAATGGGCATTCTGAGCCGAAGATTCGACACCCTCGCGGTGCTTCTTTCCGCCTCGATCCTCTTCGCGCCAATGGGTGCGGGAAGCGGCGAGGCCGTTGAAGAGTACCGGCTGAAGGCCGCATTCCTCTACAACTTCGCGAAGTTCGTGAGCTGGCCTGCAAACCTCACAGAGGGACTCTCGAGCCTTCAGGTCTGCGTCGCCGGTTCTTCGGAGGCGCGCGACGCGGTCATGGCAAGCCTCACGGGAAAGAGCGCGATCGGCCTTCCGATCGAGGTTCGTGGGCTCGAGGGGCAGGCCGCTGCCGCGAGGTGTCAACTCGTCTTCTCGACCCGCGATGCGGGATCGCAGGCTTCCCAACTCAGCCAATCCGTGTCCGGGCGCCCCGTCCTCCTGGTGGGAGAGTCCCCAGGGTTCGCACGAAAAGGCGGCATGATCGGCTTCGTCGAAGAAAATTCGAAACTACGCTTCGAGGTCAACCTCGCGGAGGTCGAGAAGGCCGGTCTCAAAGTCAGCTCCCGTTTGTTGAAACTGGCACGAGTCGTGGACAACTGAGATGGACACCCTTCGAAGAGCATCCCTCCAGACGCGATTGATGATGGCGATCGTCGGAACGACCGTCGTCGCGCTTCTGGCGCTGACCGGGACCCTGCTGGGCGTCGAGACATGGATGAACCGCGACGCCTTGATCGAGACCCATACGGTTACGGCGGAAATGACGGGGCGGCATAGTCTCGCCGCGCTGCTCTTCGACGACGAAGCGACCGCAGGAGAGACCCTCAGAGCCCTCGCCGCAGAGCCCGAGGTCGTCGCTGCTGCCATCTACCGAAACGACGGGACCCAGCTCGCAACATTCGTGCAGGAAAAGGGGTCGACCTTTCCGAAGAACCTCCCGAGCGAACCCATCTACCGCGGCGAGTACCTCGAACTCAGTCGCCCGATTCTCGACGGAAACGCTCGGGTCGGCAGTGTCTTCCTTCGGATTCACACCCGCGGCATCATGGCTCGCACGATGCGCTACCTCGCCGCCGCAGGAGTGGTTCTTGGCCTTGTCGTGGCCCTTGCTTCCGGGGCAGCTGCTGCCTTGAAGCGCTCCCTTGCGCGCCCGATCGGAGTGCTGGTCGACCACTCGAAAGCGCTCACACAAGGCGATTTGACGGGCTCCGTTCCCGAACAAGGGGATGATGAAATCGGCTTGCTCGCTCGCGCCTTCAACGCGATGGGCGAGAGCCTTCGCAAGCTCGTCTCCGAGATCGATGAGAGCGGACGCGGCGTTACCGACGCTGCTGCACAGCTCCAGGGCACGAGCACCAGCGTCATCGAAGAGAGCCAACGCCAACTCGAAGCCGTCGAGACGACGGGCCATTCGATTGGCCAGGTCGCCGCGGCCGTCGAACAGGTAGCGACGAGCGTCGATGAGCTGGCCGCCCAAGCTCGTACGACATCATCCTCGATGGATCATATGGATCAATCGACGACCGTCATCGCCGACTCCTCGAATGAGCTTTCCGATGCGATCGACGGAATCGCCCAGGCCATCGACCATCTGAACGAACGAAGCAGCGAGATGGCGGATGGAATCGGCCAACTAGGCGAGGTCGCAACGACCGCGGAGAGCTCGGTGCTGGAACAGACCCGTGCGATTCGGCTCGTCAGAGACAACGCACACTCCACCCGCGAGCTGTCTGAGCAGAACGCCGCAGAGGCCGAGCGCGGGATGCGCTCCGTGCAGGACACGATCGGCGCAATCCAGGAGATCGAGAGCAGTTTCGTGAAGCTCGTCAACGTGATCACGGCTCTCGCCGACCGTTCCCGATCGATTGGCGAGATCATCGATGTCATCAATGACGTTGCTGGCGAAACCCAACTCCTCTCGCTCAACGCGTCCATCATTGCCGCTCAGGCCGGCGAGAATGGGCGCGCATTTGCCGTGGTTGCCAGCCAGGTAAAGCAGCTCGCCGATCGCACGGGACAGTCGACCCGGGAAATCAGCCAGTTGATCGGCCACATCCAGGAAGAAACCAGCCAGGCCGTCGCGGCGGTAGGCGAGGGTGAGAGCCGCGTCGCCCACGGCGTATCTCGCTCCCGCGAGGCTGGCGACCGGTTGCGGGCCATCCTCGACGCGGCCCGGTCTTCTCATGAGCGCGTGGATCAGATCGTCCGAGCGACCGAATCCCAATCCGAAGAGGTCGGGCGGGTCGAGGGGGCAATGGGCGGAATGCGCAGCATGGTGGAGCAGGTGCAGGAATCCATCGGACACCAGAAACAGACCAGCGGGGAGATCCTCGGCGTCGTGAGCCAGGTCCGAACCCTTGCTACCAAGGTACGAGGCGCCACTTCGGAGCAGCGGAGTGAAAGCGCCCAGGTAGCCCAGGCCATCGATCAGGTTGCCGAGGGCCTCGTCCAGA includes:
- a CDS encoding TonB-dependent receptor, with protein sequence MGSILRDGWLGLLGLVFLVAAGPARADLETISETGIPEESARPSADDDLAEMDLADLMSLEITSVSRKSERLSRTAAAVYVITNEDIRRSGVTTIPEALRMAPGLHVAKITANRWAISSRGFSNEFANKLLVLIDGRSVYTPLFSGVFWDVQDVMLEDVDRIEVIRGPGATVWGANAVNGVINIITKKAADTQGGLLTAGTGSYENGFGGFRWGGSVGDDLHYRVYGKYFDRDSLQADGGVDGEDEWTMSRGGFRVDLQASERDELTFQGDIYRGEVGWRTNEFRNYAPLDVGLVSQNIDVEGWNLLGRWTRELGPDSEISVQAYFDRTERPIEFLEEVRKTTDLDMHHRFALGERHDLVWGLGYRWTTDDTKDSMTVMLDPASRSDHLFSAFIQDEIELWEDLVSVTLGSKFEHNDYTGFEYQPSGRLLFTPNDDHTFWASVSRAVRTPSRTDHDVRFPFEATTGSFSDTFVVAVPTGLPFPFPASVNVNAPVAFDFAVVPFLMGDEDVESERLLAYEVGYRFTPSPRFSVDIAGFYNDYGDLRSVEQGALDSSELEAFIPTAIMASLLGSRTPTLREPGITSAILLDNELEARNYGIEVASHVEVRDWWNLHLSYSWLVVNAHTRSRSMDNTSEDSLEHSSPSHLLHVRSLMDLPHGFEIDTSLYYVENIFGGDIPSNVRVDLRLGWEMREGLRFSVAGQNLFDGRRPEFEDSIFGPRSLVERSVHGKVEWAF
- a CDS encoding YfiR family protein; the protein is MGILSRRFDTLAVLLSASILFAPMGAGSGEAVEEYRLKAAFLYNFAKFVSWPANLTEGLSSLQVCVAGSSEARDAVMASLTGKSAIGLPIEVRGLEGQAAAARCQLVFSTRDAGSQASQLSQSVSGRPVLLVGESPGFARKGGMIGFVEENSKLRFEVNLAEVEKAGLKVSSRLLKLARVVDN
- a CDS encoding HAMP domain-containing protein: MDTLRRASLQTRLMMAIVGTTVVALLALTGTLLGVETWMNRDALIETHTVTAEMTGRHSLAALLFDDEATAGETLRALAAEPEVVAAAIYRNDGTQLATFVQEKGSTFPKNLPSEPIYRGEYLELSRPILDGNARVGSVFLRIHTRGIMARTMRYLAAAGVVLGLVVALASGAAAALKRSLARPIGVLVDHSKALTQGDLTGSVPEQGDDEIGLLARAFNAMGESLRKLVSEIDESGRGVTDAAAQLQGTSTSVIEESQRQLEAVETTGHSIGQVAAAVEQVATSVDELAAQARTTSSSMDHMDQSTTVIADSSNELSDAIDGIAQAIDHLNERSSEMADGIGQLGEVATTAESSVLEQTRAIRLVRDNAHSTRELSEQNAAEAERGMRSVQDTIGAIQEIESSFVKLVNVITALADRSRSIGEIIDVINDVAGETQLLSLNASIIAAQAGENGRAFAVVASQVKQLADRTGQSTREISQLIGHIQEETSQAVAAVGEGESRVAHGVSRSREAGDRLRAILDAARSSHERVDQIVRATESQSEEVGRVEGAMGGMRSMVEQVQESIGHQKQTSGEILGVVSQVRTLATKVRGATSEQRSESAQVAQAIDQVAEGLVQIRTATQNQLGASAEVEGARDVFRQIAEENARRSRSLGEIVGALTDRAEALGRAVGRFRV